In Bartonella bovis 91-4, the following proteins share a genomic window:
- a CDS encoding phage head-tail joining protein: MYEKSKQVNSKYERLAELKKQRKQLENALYSGAQSVRHGDKQVNHRSTEDIRKALTMLREEIALLEGYKPSYVYYLTTSRGY; the protein is encoded by the coding sequence ATGTATGAAAAATCAAAGCAAGTGAACAGCAAATACGAAAGACTTGCAGAGCTTAAAAAACAACGAAAACAATTAGAAAATGCACTTTATTCAGGGGCACAATCTGTGCGTCACGGTGATAAGCAAGTCAATCATCGTTCTACTGAAGACATACGCAAAGCCCTTACAATGCTGAGAGAGGAAATAGCCCTTCTTGAAGGATACAAGCCTTCATATGTTTACTATCTTACCACATCACGGGGATATTAA